A genomic segment from Variovorax paradoxus B4 encodes:
- the serB gene encoding phosphoserine phosphatase SerB, with translation MSATEISPGLVIQRMKPPLVLADFKLIAFDMDSTLINIECIDEIADAVGKKAEVAAITEATMRGEIKDFKESLRRRVALLQGVPVEALQQVYDQRLKLNPGAAELVAACKVAGLKVLLVSGGFTFFANRVKDRLGIDFARSNLLDEADGKLTGQVVTQSWGDICDGAEKRRTLLEVASLLGISPQEAIAVGDGANDLPMMGEAGLSVAYHAKPKVREQAMVAINEGGLDRLLEVLK, from the coding sequence ATGAGTGCTACAGAAATTTCTCCCGGCCTCGTCATCCAGCGCATGAAGCCGCCGCTGGTGCTGGCCGACTTCAAGCTGATCGCGTTCGATATGGACTCGACGCTGATCAACATCGAATGCATCGACGAGATCGCCGATGCCGTCGGCAAGAAGGCCGAGGTGGCTGCGATCACCGAAGCCACGATGCGCGGCGAGATCAAGGACTTCAAGGAAAGCCTGCGACGGCGCGTGGCGCTGCTGCAGGGCGTGCCGGTCGAGGCGCTGCAGCAGGTCTACGACCAGCGGCTGAAGCTCAATCCGGGCGCGGCGGAACTGGTGGCGGCCTGCAAGGTGGCCGGCCTCAAGGTGCTGCTGGTGTCGGGTGGCTTCACCTTCTTCGCGAACCGCGTGAAGGACCGGCTGGGCATCGACTTCGCGCGCTCCAACCTGCTCGACGAGGCCGACGGCAAGCTCACCGGCCAGGTGGTGACGCAGAGCTGGGGCGACATCTGCGACGGCGCCGAGAAGCGCCGCACGCTGCTCGAGGTCGCATCCCTCCTGGGCATCTCTCCGCAGGAAGCCATTGCCGTGGGCGACGGCGCGAACGACCTGCCGATGATGGGCGAAGCCGGCCTTTCGGTGGCCTACCACGCGAAGCCGAAGGTCCGCGAGCAGGCCATGGTGGCGATCAATGAAGGTGGCCTCGACCGCCTGCTGGAAGTCCTGAAATGA
- a CDS encoding helix-turn-helix domain-containing protein, with protein MPTLSKNERLYVRLDDDPLHGPEADMPAGTLRAFPVAGPLRAHVAHILLYRETLPEGREVLERVLPDGAVRLVFNLGDAPSAGEGAGQAVEAIGASAAPALVRLCRKMEGLSVTLRPGAAAALLGRPASEIAGTAVHLDELWHGRGAELLERIALQPDDVSRVTVLCAALQHRLADGDATVHPAAMRAAQLIATSGGRRPLREVAQVVGLGERRLQQVFRQQVGLSPRAWSRLARLHACVRALRLQREPAWADLALDGGFYDQSHLINEFQALCGLTPTEFLGRAISGSSKTAD; from the coding sequence ATGCCGACACTGTCCAAGAACGAACGCCTCTACGTCCGCCTCGACGACGACCCCTTGCATGGGCCGGAGGCCGACATGCCCGCGGGTACGCTGCGCGCCTTTCCGGTCGCCGGGCCGCTGCGGGCGCACGTTGCGCACATTCTTCTCTACAGGGAAACGCTGCCCGAAGGCCGCGAGGTGCTGGAGCGCGTGCTGCCCGATGGGGCGGTGCGGCTGGTCTTCAACCTGGGCGATGCACCCTCGGCGGGCGAGGGTGCCGGGCAAGCCGTCGAGGCCATCGGCGCGTCGGCGGCGCCGGCCCTCGTGCGCCTCTGCCGGAAGATGGAGGGGCTGTCGGTGACCTTGCGTCCCGGCGCGGCCGCGGCGCTGCTGGGAAGGCCGGCCAGCGAGATCGCTGGCACCGCCGTGCACCTGGACGAGCTGTGGCATGGCCGTGGTGCCGAACTGCTGGAGCGCATCGCCCTGCAGCCGGATGACGTGTCGCGTGTGACGGTGCTGTGTGCGGCCCTGCAGCACCGGCTGGCCGATGGCGATGCCACTGTCCACCCGGCGGCGATGCGCGCGGCACAGCTCATCGCCACGTCGGGCGGACGGCGTCCGCTGCGCGAGGTGGCGCAGGTCGTCGGCCTTGGCGAAAGGCGGCTGCAGCAGGTCTTTCGGCAGCAGGTGGGCCTGTCGCCCCGTGCCTGGAGCCGGCTCGCGCGGCTGCATGCCTGCGTGCGCGCATTGCGCCTGCAGCGCGAACCCGCCTGGGCGGACCTTGCGCTGGACGGGGGCTTCTATGACCAATCGCACCTCATCAACGAGTTCCAGGCCCTTTGCGGCCTCACGCCGACGGAGTTTCTGGGACGCGCGATTTCGGGTTCTTCCAAGACGGCGGATTGA
- a CDS encoding SDR family NAD(P)-dependent oxidoreductase, with product MQSESRERPLKGRVAVVTGASRGAGRGIALELGAAGATVYVTGRSTRGQPARGYGQLLALSELEALPGSIDETADEVARMGGRGIAVRCDHTQEDEVKQLFAQVQREQGRVDLLVNNAWGGHETFTGVFEAPFWEHPLSNWDSMFDRGVRNHLLTSRFAAPVMVAQKSGLIVTTTFWDRDNYLRGNLFYDLAKSAMTRLAFGMAQELRPHGVASLAVSPGWMRTEFVLAGHKTDEAHWRERPALARTESPRYLGRAVAALAGDAQVLEKSGGVHRVADLAREYGFTDVDGRQVQAFEM from the coding sequence ATGCAATCGGAAAGCAGGGAGCGGCCGCTGAAGGGCCGCGTGGCCGTGGTCACCGGCGCCAGCCGCGGCGCGGGCCGCGGCATTGCGCTGGAACTGGGCGCCGCGGGCGCCACCGTGTACGTCACCGGGCGAAGCACGCGCGGGCAGCCGGCAAGAGGCTATGGCCAGCTGCTCGCGCTCTCGGAACTCGAAGCCCTGCCGGGCAGCATCGACGAAACGGCCGACGAGGTCGCGCGCATGGGCGGACGCGGCATTGCGGTGCGCTGCGATCACACGCAGGAAGACGAGGTGAAGCAGCTCTTTGCGCAGGTGCAGCGCGAGCAGGGCCGTGTGGACCTGCTCGTCAACAACGCCTGGGGCGGCCACGAAACTTTCACCGGCGTGTTCGAGGCACCGTTCTGGGAGCATCCGCTTTCCAACTGGGACTCGATGTTCGACCGCGGCGTGCGCAACCACCTGCTCACCAGCCGATTCGCCGCGCCAGTGATGGTGGCGCAAAAGAGCGGGCTGATCGTGACCACCACCTTCTGGGACCGCGACAACTACCTGCGCGGGAACCTGTTCTACGACCTCGCCAAATCGGCCATGACCCGGCTGGCCTTTGGCATGGCGCAGGAACTTCGTCCCCACGGCGTCGCTTCGCTCGCCGTGTCGCCGGGCTGGATGCGCACCGAGTTCGTGCTGGCCGGCCACAAGACCGACGAGGCGCACTGGCGCGAGCGCCCGGCGCTGGCGCGGACCGAGTCGCCGCGCTATCTCGGCCGCGCGGTGGCGGCGCTGGCGGGCGATGCGCAGGTGCTGGAGAAGAGCGGCGGCGTGCACCGCGTGGCCGACCTGGCCCGGGAATACGGTTTCACCGACGTCGATGGCCGGCAGGTCCAAGCGTTCGAAATGTAG
- the nth gene encoding endonuclease III produces MKKDNIPLFFATLQAANPTPETELEYTTPFELLAAVLLSAQATDVGVNKATRKLFPVANTPQAILGLGVEGLEEYIKTIGLYRSKARHLIETCRMLVELHGGEVPRTRAELEALPGVGRKTANVVLNVAFGEATIAVDTHIFRVGNRTGLAPGKTPLEVELKLEKRVPFEFRLHAHHWLILHGRYICVARKPRCWECAAHTLCDYKPKTPAPKPG; encoded by the coding sequence ATGAAAAAAGACAACATTCCCCTCTTCTTCGCCACCCTGCAGGCGGCCAATCCCACCCCCGAAACCGAGCTCGAATACACCACGCCGTTCGAACTGCTGGCCGCCGTGCTGCTCTCCGCGCAGGCGACCGACGTGGGCGTGAACAAGGCCACGCGCAAGCTTTTTCCAGTGGCGAACACGCCGCAGGCGATCCTCGGGCTGGGCGTGGAAGGCCTGGAGGAATACATCAAGACCATCGGGCTCTACCGCAGCAAGGCCAGGCACCTGATCGAGACCTGCCGCATGCTGGTGGAACTGCACGGCGGCGAGGTGCCCCGCACGCGCGCCGAGCTCGAGGCGCTGCCGGGCGTCGGCCGCAAGACCGCCAACGTGGTGCTCAACGTGGCGTTCGGCGAGGCGACGATCGCGGTCGACACGCACATCTTCCGCGTCGGCAACCGCACCGGGCTTGCGCCGGGCAAGACGCCGCTCGAAGTGGAACTCAAGCTGGAGAAACGTGTCCCGTTCGAATTCCGGCTGCATGCGCACCATTGGCTGATCCTGCACGGGCGCTACATCTGCGTGGCGCGCAAGCCCCGCTGCTGGGAATGCGCGGCGCACACGCTGTGCGACTACAAGCCGAAGACGCCGGCGCCCAAGCCGGGCTGA
- a CDS encoding histidine phosphatase family protein, which produces MKLWLVRHAQTDAAPGLCYGSADVGVPAEATLAVAHAVASRLPADLALAHSPLRRCAELAQAIGRLRPDLATRADPRLAEMDFGAWEGRPWSSIARTEFDAWTCNFAEGIPGGHGESTACFMQRIGTAFDEWRASQQDAVWVTHAGVMRAVALLHRGVRRVDDAAQWPSAPIDYGACQLIECG; this is translated from the coding sequence ATGAAGCTGTGGCTGGTGCGCCATGCGCAGACAGACGCCGCGCCGGGCCTTTGCTACGGCAGCGCGGATGTGGGCGTGCCGGCGGAGGCGACGCTGGCGGTGGCGCATGCGGTGGCTTCGCGCCTGCCCGCGGACCTTGCGCTGGCCCACTCGCCCCTGCGGCGCTGCGCCGAACTCGCGCAAGCCATCGGCAGGCTGCGTCCGGACCTTGCCACGCGCGCCGACCCGCGACTGGCCGAGATGGATTTCGGCGCCTGGGAAGGCCGGCCCTGGTCGTCGATCGCCCGCACCGAGTTCGACGCGTGGACCTGCAATTTCGCCGAAGGGATCCCGGGCGGGCATGGCGAAAGCACGGCCTGCTTCATGCAGCGCATCGGCACGGCCTTCGACGAATGGCGCGCATCGCAGCAGGATGCGGTGTGGGTCACGCACGCGGGCGTGATGCGGGCGGTGGCACTGCTGCATCGCGGCGTGCGGCGCGTCGACGACGCCGCGCAATGGCCGTCGGCGCCCATTGACTACGGGGCGTGCCAGCTGATCGAATGCGGCTGA
- the mfd gene encoding transcription-repair coupling factor, with product MDLPHLTAGKRFTLPRPPLSADALLLAQLGMREKAAGRATAMFTADANDAQRLIDEIAFFAPELRCALFPDWETLPYDSFSPHQDLISERLATLWRISQKEADVVLVPATTALYRLAPPAFLAGYTFHFKAKQKLQESKLKAQLTLAGYSHVTQVVSPGEYAVRGGLIDLFPMGSPVPFRVDLFDDEIDSIRTFDPDTQRSLYPVPEVRLLPGREFPMDDDARARFRSRWRELLEGDPTKSRIYKDMGNGVATAGIEYYLPLFFDETATVFDYLGADATVVLHGDLEPAFQHFWQDTNERYRLVRGDPERPALPPEALFLSAEQFYQRAKPHAQLAIRGSAGGDVATDTPYAEFDKLPPFAVVRGAEDPLVGLKLHIDTTPHRVLLIAESDGRRESLLDFLRASGVSPPAFDSLAEFEASTDEKIGIATAALASGFAWREQGIDLVTETELFATAPTTRRRNKKQEQVSDVEALIKDLSELNVGDPVVHTAHGIGRYRGLIHMDLDQGVDEQGKPLLQEMLHLEYADKATLYVPVSQLHQISRYTGVSADEAPLHRLGSGQWEKAKRKAAEQVRDSAAELLNIYARRAAREGHAFRYSAADYEVFANDFGFQETADQKAAIHAVVQDMISPQPMDRLVCGDVGFGKTEVALRAAFIAITGGKQVAFLAPTTLLAEQHYQTLVDRFAKWPVKVAEMSRFRSTKEINSAAKGLAEGTVDIVVGTHKLLSQSVKFKNLGLLIIDEEHRFGVRHKEAMKAMRAEVDVLTLTATPIPRTLGMALEGLRDLSVIATAPQRRLAIKTFVRNEGTGVIREAVLRELKRGGQVYFLHNEVETIENRRQKLEEILPEARIAVAHGQMPERELERVMRDFVAQRYNLLLCSTIIETGIDVPTANTIVMSRADKFGLAQLHQLRGRVGRSHHQAYAYLMVPDTEGLTKQAAQRLDAIQQMEELGSGFYLAMHDLEIRGTGEVLGENQSGNMMEIGFQLYNEMLSEAVRSLKAGQEPDLLAPLSVTTEINLHAPALLPDDYCGDVHLRLSFYKKLATAKTPDQIDTLLEEIVDRFGKLPPQAQTLIDTHRLRVLARPYGVIKVDAAPGIIHITFKKDPPVDSMAIIQLIQKNKHIKLAGNEKLRIERELKEPKERAQMVRDVLRSLGQPIVKETAPA from the coding sequence ATGGACCTCCCCCACCTCACGGCGGGCAAGCGTTTCACGCTGCCGCGTCCTCCTTTGTCGGCCGATGCCCTGCTGCTGGCGCAGCTGGGCATGCGCGAGAAGGCCGCGGGCCGCGCCACCGCGATGTTCACAGCCGACGCCAACGACGCACAGCGGCTGATCGACGAAATCGCCTTCTTCGCGCCCGAGCTGCGCTGCGCCCTGTTCCCCGACTGGGAAACGCTGCCCTACGACAGCTTTTCCCCGCACCAGGACCTGATCAGCGAGCGGCTCGCCACGCTCTGGCGCATCAGCCAGAAAGAGGCCGACGTGGTGCTGGTGCCCGCCACCACCGCGCTCTACCGCCTCGCGCCGCCCGCCTTCCTGGCCGGCTACACCTTCCACTTCAAGGCCAAGCAAAAGCTCCAGGAATCCAAGCTCAAGGCCCAGCTCACGCTGGCCGGCTACAGCCACGTGACGCAGGTGGTGAGCCCGGGCGAATACGCGGTGCGCGGCGGCCTGATCGACCTCTTTCCCATGGGCTCGCCAGTGCCCTTTCGCGTCGACCTGTTCGACGACGAGATCGACTCGATCCGCACCTTCGACCCCGACACCCAGCGCAGCCTCTACCCCGTGCCCGAGGTGCGCCTGCTGCCGGGCCGCGAGTTCCCGATGGACGACGACGCCCGCGCGCGCTTTCGCAGCCGCTGGCGCGAACTGCTCGAGGGCGACCCGACCAAGAGCCGCATCTACAAGGACATGGGCAACGGCGTGGCCACCGCCGGCATCGAGTACTACCTGCCGCTGTTCTTCGACGAGACGGCCACGGTGTTCGACTACCTGGGCGCGGACGCCACCGTGGTGCTGCACGGCGACCTCGAACCCGCGTTCCAGCATTTCTGGCAGGACACCAACGAGCGCTACCGCCTCGTGCGCGGCGACCCCGAACGCCCGGCGCTGCCGCCCGAGGCGCTGTTCCTGAGCGCCGAGCAGTTCTACCAGCGCGCCAAGCCGCATGCGCAGCTTGCCATCCGCGGAAGTGCAGGCGGCGACGTCGCCACGGACACGCCCTACGCCGAGTTCGACAAGCTGCCGCCTTTCGCCGTGGTGCGCGGCGCCGAAGACCCGCTGGTCGGCCTCAAGCTCCACATCGACACGACGCCGCACCGCGTACTGCTGATCGCCGAAAGCGACGGCCGGCGCGAAAGCCTGCTCGACTTCCTGCGCGCCAGCGGCGTGAGCCCGCCGGCCTTCGACTCGCTGGCCGAGTTCGAAGCCTCCACCGACGAGAAGATCGGCATCGCCACCGCCGCGCTGGCCTCGGGCTTCGCGTGGCGCGAGCAAGGCATCGACCTCGTTACCGAGACCGAGCTGTTCGCCACCGCCCCCACCACGCGCCGCCGCAACAAGAAGCAGGAGCAGGTCAGCGACGTCGAGGCGCTGATCAAGGACCTGTCCGAGCTCAACGTCGGCGACCCGGTGGTCCACACCGCGCACGGCATCGGCCGCTATCGTGGCCTGATCCACATGGACCTGGACCAGGGCGTCGATGAACAGGGCAAGCCGCTGCTGCAGGAGATGCTGCACCTGGAGTACGCCGACAAGGCCACGCTCTACGTGCCCGTCTCGCAGCTGCACCAGATCAGCCGCTACACCGGCGTCAGCGCCGACGAGGCCCCCCTGCACAGGCTGGGTTCCGGCCAGTGGGAAAAGGCCAAGCGCAAGGCCGCCGAACAGGTGCGCGACTCGGCCGCCGAGCTGCTCAACATCTACGCCCGCCGCGCCGCGCGCGAAGGCCATGCCTTCCGCTACTCGGCCGCCGACTACGAGGTGTTCGCCAACGACTTCGGCTTCCAGGAAACCGCCGACCAGAAGGCCGCGATCCATGCCGTGGTGCAGGACATGATCTCGCCCCAGCCGATGGACCGCCTCGTCTGCGGCGACGTGGGCTTCGGCAAAACCGAAGTGGCACTGCGCGCCGCGTTCATCGCGATCACCGGCGGCAAGCAGGTGGCGTTCCTTGCGCCCACCACCCTGCTGGCCGAGCAGCATTACCAGACGCTGGTCGACCGCTTCGCCAAGTGGCCGGTCAAGGTGGCGGAAATGAGCCGCTTCCGCTCGACCAAGGAAATCAACTCGGCCGCCAAGGGGCTGGCCGAGGGCACGGTCGACATCGTGGTCGGCACCCACAAGCTGCTCTCGCAGTCAGTCAAGTTCAAGAACCTGGGCCTGCTCATCATCGACGAGGAGCACCGCTTCGGCGTGCGCCACAAGGAGGCGATGAAGGCGATGCGCGCCGAGGTCGACGTGCTCACGCTCACGGCCACGCCGATTCCGCGCACGCTGGGCATGGCGCTCGAAGGCCTGCGCGACCTGAGCGTGATCGCGACCGCGCCGCAGCGGCGCCTGGCCATCAAGACCTTCGTGCGTAACGAGGGCACGGGCGTGATCCGCGAAGCCGTGCTGCGCGAATTGAAGCGCGGCGGGCAGGTCTACTTCCTGCACAACGAGGTCGAGACCATCGAGAACCGGCGCCAGAAACTCGAAGAGATATTGCCCGAGGCCCGCATCGCCGTGGCCCACGGCCAGATGCCCGAGCGCGAGCTGGAGCGCGTGATGCGCGACTTCGTGGCGCAACGCTACAACCTTCTGCTGTGCTCGACCATCATCGAGACCGGCATCGACGTGCCGACCGCCAACACCATCGTGATGAGCCGCGCCGACAAGTTCGGCCTCGCGCAGCTGCACCAGCTACGCGGCCGCGTCGGGCGTTCGCACCACCAGGCCTATGCCTACCTGATGGTGCCGGACACCGAAGGCCTGACCAAGCAGGCGGCGCAGCGGCTCGACGCCATCCAGCAGATGGAAGAGCTCGGTTCCGGCTTCTACCTCGCGATGCACGACCTGGAAATCCGCGGCACGGGCGAAGTGCTCGGCGAGAACCAGAGCGGCAACATGATGGAGATCGGCTTCCAGCTCTACAACGAGATGCTCAGCGAGGCCGTGCGCTCGCTCAAGGCCGGGCAGGAGCCCGACCTGCTGGCGCCGCTGTCGGTCACCACCGAGATCAACCTGCACGCCCCCGCCCTGCTGCCCGACGACTACTGCGGCGACGTGCACCTGCGCCTGTCGTTCTACAAGAAGCTCGCCACGGCGAAGACGCCCGACCAGATCGACACCTTGCTCGAAGAAATCGTCGACCGCTTCGGCAAGCTGCCGCCGCAGGCGCAGACGCTGATCGACACGCACCGGCTGCGCGTGCTGGCGCGGCCCTATGGCGTGATCAAGGTCGATGCCGCGCCGGGCATCATCCACATCACCTTCAAGAAAGACCCGCCGGTCGATTCGATGGCCATCATCCAGCTGATCCAGAAGAACAAGCACATCAAGCTCGCCGGCAACGAGAAGCTGCGCATCGAGCGCGAACTCAAGGAGCCGAAGGAGCGTGCACAGATGGTGCGCGATGTGCTGCGCAGCCTCGGCCAACCGATCGTCAAGGAAACCGCCCCCGCATGA
- a CDS encoding Ldh family oxidoreductase, producing the protein MTDTTAPLYRADALKDYASALLQKAGLAAPMADSVARTLVEGDLLGHDTHGLALLAGYVKELESGGMTPGGAPEVLSDRPAAVLWDGKRLPGPWLMDQGMDLLVPRARELGTASLVIRRSHHIACLAVYMLRALEEDMLMLLACSDPNTASVAPFGGTQAVFTPNPLAMGFPLSQGGVMVDISASITTNGMSNRKRAAGETFAEEWLIDATGKPSNDPQVLFDQPPGTLLPVGGLSHGHKGYGMALLVETLTAGLAGHGRADPPEGWGATVHVTLHDLHAFGGKEAFLRQMDHVAAQCRNNVPIDPAKPVRLPGEGGLKRRDAQSKNGVRLHPSIARSLQDAEQRHGLRLAQGLL; encoded by the coding sequence ATGACCGACACAACCGCCCCGCTCTACCGCGCCGACGCGCTCAAGGACTACGCCAGCGCCCTGCTGCAGAAGGCCGGGCTCGCCGCCCCGATGGCCGACAGCGTCGCCCGTACCCTGGTCGAAGGCGACCTGCTTGGGCACGACACGCACGGCCTCGCGCTGCTGGCCGGCTATGTGAAGGAACTCGAATCCGGCGGCATGACGCCGGGCGGCGCGCCCGAAGTGCTGTCGGACCGCCCCGCTGCCGTGCTCTGGGACGGCAAGCGCCTGCCCGGCCCCTGGCTCATGGACCAGGGCATGGACCTGCTGGTTCCTCGCGCCCGCGAACTCGGCACCGCCTCGCTCGTGATCCGCCGCAGCCACCACATCGCCTGCCTCGCCGTCTACATGCTGCGCGCGCTCGAGGAAGACATGCTGATGCTGCTCGCCTGCTCCGACCCCAACACGGCCAGCGTCGCGCCCTTCGGCGGCACGCAGGCGGTGTTCACGCCGAATCCGCTGGCCATGGGCTTTCCGCTCTCGCAAGGCGGCGTGATGGTCGACATCTCGGCCTCCATCACCACCAACGGCATGAGCAACCGCAAGCGCGCCGCGGGCGAAACCTTTGCGGAGGAATGGCTGATCGACGCCACCGGCAAGCCGTCGAACGACCCGCAGGTGCTGTTCGACCAGCCGCCCGGCACGCTGCTGCCCGTGGGGGGCTTGAGCCATGGGCACAAGGGCTATGGCATGGCATTGCTGGTCGAGACGCTGACCGCCGGGCTCGCGGGCCATGGCCGGGCCGACCCGCCCGAAGGCTGGGGCGCGACGGTGCACGTCACGCTGCACGATCTGCATGCCTTCGGCGGCAAGGAAGCTTTCCTGCGGCAGATGGACCATGTGGCGGCGCAGTGCCGCAACAACGTGCCCATTGACCCGGCCAAGCCCGTGCGGCTGCCGGGCGAAGGCGGCTTGAAGCGCCGCGATGCGCAGTCGAAGAACGGGGTGCGGCTGCACCCGTCGATCGCACGTTCGCTGCAGGATGCGGAGCAGCGCCACGGGCTGCGGCTCGCGCAGGGCCTGCTCTGA
- a CDS encoding PLP-dependent aminotransferase family protein, with protein MQFASRLDNVETSAIRELFKLLGKPGIISFAGGFPDSAMFDVEGLKEASQKALTEEPGGALQYGATEGYEPLRTQLSAFMKTKGVDVDTSGLIVTTGSQQALDLLGKTMISPGDKVIVEGPTFLATIQCFRLYGAQLISAPIDANGVKTDELEKLIAEHKPKFVYLIPTFGNPSGAMLSLERRKKVLELAVKYQTLIVEDDPYGDLYFGEAPPPSILALSKDVPGSRELLAHCGSLSKVLSPGLRIGWMIAPAELLAKATMCKQFSDAHTSTFSQATAAQYLKSGRMPATLAHVREVYGQRAQAMGAALKRELGDAVSFTQPQGGLFFWARLTGANGKLADANELAKRAIEKLVAFVPGAPFYAEKPDLATLRLSFATADVAKIEEGVKRLGQAL; from the coding sequence ATGCAATTCGCTTCCCGCCTCGACAACGTCGAAACCTCCGCCATCCGCGAACTCTTCAAGCTGCTCGGCAAGCCCGGCATCATCAGCTTTGCGGGCGGCTTCCCCGACAGCGCCATGTTCGACGTGGAGGGCCTGAAGGAGGCGAGCCAGAAGGCGCTGACCGAGGAGCCCGGCGGCGCGCTGCAGTACGGCGCCACCGAAGGCTACGAGCCGCTGCGCACGCAGCTCAGCGCCTTCATGAAGACCAAGGGCGTCGACGTGGACACTAGCGGCCTGATCGTCACCACCGGCAGCCAGCAGGCGCTCGACCTGCTGGGCAAGACCATGATCTCGCCCGGCGACAAGGTGATCGTCGAAGGCCCGACCTTCCTGGCCACCATCCAGTGCTTCCGCCTCTACGGCGCGCAGCTCATCAGCGCGCCCATCGATGCCAACGGCGTGAAGACCGACGAGCTCGAGAAACTCATCGCCGAGCACAAGCCCAAGTTCGTCTACCTGATTCCCACCTTCGGCAACCCGAGCGGTGCCATGCTGAGCCTGGAGCGCCGCAAGAAGGTGCTCGAACTGGCGGTCAAGTACCAGACGCTGATCGTCGAGGACGATCCCTACGGCGACCTCTACTTCGGCGAAGCGCCGCCGCCTTCGATCCTGGCGCTGAGCAAGGACGTACCAGGCAGCCGCGAGCTGCTCGCGCACTGCGGCAGCCTGAGCAAGGTGCTGAGCCCGGGCCTGCGCATCGGCTGGATGATCGCGCCGGCCGAGCTGCTGGCCAAGGCCACGATGTGCAAGCAGTTCAGCGATGCGCACACCAGCACCTTCTCGCAGGCCACGGCCGCGCAATACCTCAAGAGCGGCCGCATGCCGGCCACGCTGGCGCACGTGCGCGAGGTGTACGGCCAGCGCGCGCAGGCCATGGGCGCGGCGCTCAAGCGCGAACTGGGCGATGCGGTGAGTTTCACGCAGCCGCAGGGCGGCCTGTTCTTCTGGGCCCGCCTCACAGGGGCCAATGGCAAGCTGGCCGATGCCAACGAACTGGCCAAGCGCGCCATCGAGAAGCTCGTGGCCTTCGTGCCCGGGGCGCCGTTCTATGCCGAGAAGCCCGACCTGGCGACGCTGCGGCTGAGCTTTGCGACGGCCGACGTGGCCAAGATCGAAGAGGGCGTGAAGCGCCTGGGCCAGGCCCTGTAG
- a CDS encoding DUF6172 family protein produces MRKTFQLQVEGKHPDRLLEAIKHEIRKYIKRERRRELPEGSDFWDFDCRFGASAEAAEVVHLSAITGLIDGIVKDAGKQFYVEILAKPGKRKPRAAGEPAAEESPEEI; encoded by the coding sequence ATGAGAAAAACCTTTCAGCTTCAGGTCGAGGGCAAGCACCCCGACCGCCTCCTCGAAGCCATCAAGCACGAGATCCGCAAGTACATCAAGCGCGAGCGGCGCCGCGAGTTGCCCGAGGGCAGCGACTTCTGGGACTTCGATTGCAGGTTCGGCGCCTCGGCAGAAGCCGCCGAAGTCGTACACCTGTCGGCCATCACAGGTCTGATCGACGGCATCGTCAAGGATGCCGGCAAGCAGTTCTACGTCGAGATCCTGGCCAAGCCCGGCAAGCGCAAGCCGCGCGCGGCCGGGGAGCCGGCAGCGGAAGAATCGCCCGAAGAAATCTAG
- a CDS encoding adenosylcobinamide-GDP ribazoletransferase, which produces MNGVRHYLLALQFFTRVPVTGRLAEWIGFSPQMLRASAAHFPGVGWLVGGVGAAVFVLALQGLPGVAGALAAALLSMAATVLLTGAFHEDGLADVADGLGGSADRSRALEIMKDSRIGAFGAIALVLALGLKAALLASMAGQGAQAVAGAIVGAHVLSRLAPLFLIRWLPYVGDSGASKAKPLADAIGGGALLVGGLWSVPAAGLVLLTQGPGRTMAVAVACALAALVMARMFRRRLQGFTGDGLGATQQVCELAIYLALAWQA; this is translated from the coding sequence ATGAACGGTGTCCGCCACTACCTGCTGGCGCTGCAGTTCTTCACGCGCGTGCCGGTGACCGGCCGGCTCGCCGAATGGATCGGCTTCAGCCCGCAGATGCTGCGCGCAAGCGCGGCGCATTTTCCCGGCGTGGGATGGCTCGTGGGTGGCGTGGGCGCGGCTGTTTTCGTGCTCGCGCTGCAAGGCTTGCCGGGCGTGGCCGGTGCGCTCGCCGCGGCGCTGCTGAGCATGGCCGCAACGGTCCTGCTCACCGGCGCTTTCCATGAAGACGGACTGGCCGACGTGGCCGACGGCCTGGGCGGTTCGGCCGACCGCAGCCGCGCGCTCGAGATCATGAAGGACTCGCGCATCGGTGCCTTCGGCGCCATTGCGCTGGTGCTGGCGCTCGGCCTCAAGGCCGCGCTGCTTGCGTCGATGGCGGGGCAGGGCGCGCAGGCGGTGGCTGGTGCCATCGTCGGCGCGCATGTGCTTTCGCGGCTGGCGCCGCTGTTCCTGATCCGCTGGCTGCCGTACGTGGGCGACAGCGGCGCAAGCAAGGCCAAGCCCTTGGCCGATGCGATCGGCGGTGGTGCCTTGCTGGTCGGCGGGCTCTGGTCGGTTCCCGCTGCCGGGCTGGTGCTGCTGACACAGGGCCCCGGAAGAACGATGGCCGTGGCGGTGGCATGCGCTCTTGCGGCGCTGGTCATGGCGCGCATGTTCCGGCGCCGGCTGCAGGGATTCACCGGCGACGGGCTCGGCGCGACGCAGCAGGTGTGCGAGCTCGCGATCTACCTCGCGCTGGCCTGGCAGGCATGA